Genomic window (Pararge aegeria chromosome 22, ilParAegt1.1, whole genome shotgun sequence):
ttttgatCGAATTTAACTAATGCAATTCATGGCTTATGTTCGTAAAAGATATCTAAGTACAGCTCATTTATTTCAGCCACGATCCCATAGTCATAAATCATTACAATGTGAAGCGATATCGAGGCGTGCTTCTGTCGACGTCGATCAACAACCAGAACGTCTCAAAAGTCGCGATCATTCtaaaggccgtagttcaccatcAAAAATACGCAGCTATGAGAATTTTAAGAGTAGACTCCACAGCCGCGAGAATATTGCAGCCCCAACTGATAATCGAAAAGAAAAGTATGCATCTTACCCCTACAATAATCAAGAACCAAGATATGTAAGCAAAGTCAACGTGATGAGAAATCACGAAGAGGAGGGACATCGTGAATACCCTCCTGAAAGAACAGTAACTCGGAGTTGTGTTAACGGATGTTATAGGCAGCCTGAACCAGATAGAAGAGACAGAGATTACGATGAGCGTAGAGATCCTCGAAGGTATGAAGACAGGAGAAGATTATGCGAACAGAAAACTAGTAGAAGCTTCGATATGCGAAGGGATTCATTTGTTGAAGATGATATGTACTATCGTAGAACGGCTAGGAGTGACGGGATAAAGGATAAGACCCTGGATGGTAGAGAATATAGGGATAGAAGATATTACGACAGGAGTAATAGAGACAAATACTATGAAGATAAAGAACGGCCGAGAAATCTCTCTAACTTGCCTAGTAAAGACCGTCGTTCCAAGCGGAATCTGGAGCGTTTTGATAGAATGTCGGTAGTATCAAGAGATGAGGATTATAAAGATCGAGAGAGATACTCTGAAAGAGAAAGGGATTCAGTTCTCAGTGTAGCAGATGGCGAAACTAGTACAGTGAGCGAGAAAAGCAACTATTTGCGAGTTGTTAAGGTTAGTCTGGGAAAAGGGAGGATTGTTAGTTGCGAGAGGCAAGTTTTGCAAAATCTTTAATAAGTTATCCTTTATTGTAAAAGGAATaggaataaaatatacattataataggaAGTAAAGTTTTATCTCGGTCAAATCCTATCgaaatttcttttttcattagaaaaatgTGCTTTCACATTCGACCACCTGTCAGACCATTTCATTATAATTGTCATCACTTCAGATTTGATTTTCATTATGTAGGTATctaatgaaaattgaaatgaCAATTATAATGACCTGACTTCAGACTTCTATATCCTAAGTGGGTAATGTTAATGTTATTCCATATCTCCGCCAAATGTAAATCGGATGTTAACCGatttctgtttttttacaattaagaaAGGTGTttccatttttaatatatacttatctgatggaGATCTTCAAAGATATAGTTCAATACATCTACCAAATTCAGTTTCGCTTATTTTTTGAGACAAGTGCAAACTTCACTCCagtaattaattacaaaataattacaaacataccATGAAATAATCTTTCATAGCAAGAAATATCCGAGCAACGGGAGGCCATGGACAAAATGATGAAACTGTGGAAAGAATTGATGCGGTGCTTTAAAGATATCTCCCAGACTCAAGGTCGAGACAAAACTGTTAATGTAAGTAGCCAAATTTCAAGAgaagaataatttttaaattaataacagaaTTGAAATACTTTTGTGGTTAATCAATTTCAAACATTGAACTGACCGTTAAGTCGGTGGGTATGTTTGTTTGCAGACTTGATTGTTTTTGGACAGAATAAAGCAGCACGATTCGACTGCATTGGATTTTACAAGGTCATTCTTAATATTAGATCCATTAATTTGATGTGGTCCATTATTTCCGGATTGCATAGATGCTCAAATTGATAATAGTATTGAGTTAAcaatttatgattaaaaaaaaaacttttgaactCCTAAGCATAAATGGATTTTATTATCTACGTGAATACTAAAATCCGTAGCCAACTCGAAGATCGTATTGATGAAAAAAAGGCTAGGTACTTTAAATTGGAGCTGGCGTTTATGTCTTAGTTTTGAGTCCTTCCTTTGGATTTGATAAAGTTATACATGATGTATGAAAATTAAACGAAATTTTACTGACAGGTTTTACAAACTCATTTTAGGACTCTGCCAATAATGCACGGGAATCTGCAGCCGCGCAGCTTCGTTTATGGCGTGAGTGCATGCGTCGCTACGAGACTGTTGCACGAGACGTTGGCGATACTGATGCTAGACTTATGGTACCTACACTGTCTTTTCCCTAGGTGGATAGATAAAATCAAAGAAGTGTCAAGGAGTTGGGACACATAACTGGATACACAAATTTGGAAACCTAAACTCTCTTGTATTCTCTAGGTGTAAAGAAAACATCAAAGAATTTTCATCGATTGACGGACTtacgtgaaattaaaaaaaaggtctaTGTCCAGCAGAAAACTCCATCAGTGAAAATAATGGTGGCGATGATGATCTTTTAAAACCTTGAAATCACCGGAATGTGGTTAAGCCCACATAGATAGTTCTTTATATAGGACAGGGGTATGATAGGCAGACCAAATGTTAGTAAGAAATGTACCTAAAGTACTAGGAGAGAAGAAAACATAACAAGTAAGTATACATCGCCAAATCGCTTTAACTCAAATCGACAATAATTAATAAGACAAATCTAAAAGTATGACATAACCCATACTCCTAACCTAATGGGTTTCTCCGCGTCAACTTATGAAAGCTAGATCGTTGGCGAACTCTCCCACTAGAGTAGACCAGACCATATTTAGACATTACATGATTAAAACCGGGACCTTGCTCTTGTAAAACCACACACTCACTGCTTTAGGGAATTGTAGGAATGGatttaagatatataaaaacatttggtttttttattataggagGAGATAAATAAACAGCGATCTGAAATGTCCGAAATGGCGACCATGTGGCAAGAGTGTCTGCAGAGATATAGAGACATGAGCAATGATTTCAACAGCCTTAAGCAGAA
Coding sequences:
- the LOC120633720 gene encoding zinc finger CCCH domain-containing protein 13-like, with product MECKQSDSKKLFKVFDASKRKRTRKKREGIDDSHSLATDESNGVCHGNGCRISSAKASLQDIPPAADCDGLQDIGNNRERDSSPSMQRSPVDMRRSSRSPRRSRRIAREGISLALKAGLVSTPRSISPAAQDGEDAIETIPQDQDSFIYAFLEEAIKRDKKKHRHARRYEESHANRNRDISVTKDCHKHHRKHRDEHREAEKATKENRPVVDQAALFETFAKLCAQMNEKTAHHQNVTQVPRSHSHKSLQCEAISRRASVDVDQQPERLKSRDHSKGRSSPSKIRSYENFKSRLHSRENIAAPTDNRKEKYASYPYNNQEPRYVSKVNVMRNHEEEGHREYPPERTVTRSCVNGCYRQPEPDRRDRDYDERRDPRRYEDRRRLCEQKTSRSFDMRRDSFVEDDMYYRRTARSDGIKDKTLDGREYRDRRYYDRSNRDKYYEDKERPRNLSNLPSKDRRSKRNLERFDRMSVVSRDEDYKDRERYSERERDSVLSVADGETSTVSEKSNYLRVVKQEISEQREAMDKMMKLWKELMRCFKDISQTQGRDKTVNDSANNARESAAAQLRLWRECMRRYETVARDVGDTDARLMEEINKQRSEMSEMATMWQECLQRYRDMSNDFNSLKQKLATSESPTRPPAPPLACAEGEGPLAAPYRLPHNYPLMPPMHPGYGNAASPLRSRASAPPAWWWANENAQHSGRRRSSPESHGSRERRNRHKTRDRDDSRYKEKSSKSNGARSDHRHRKR